The Vairimorpha necatrix chromosome 1, complete sequence genome contains a region encoding:
- a CDS encoding WD40 repeat domain-containing protein — MFKTIKGDFELVNGFSTNLLLEILPGKIHTTIYKDNFIFVIFSNTTICLINKPDYLIVKLYEGHDEQISTVKFSDTFIYAHFSNGNLWRTKFADLSYELVKESVDFFSVNSEDKILYLDKTGQIFVNEELFDNLQFNVKHISLVGNDICVVYNDKIKWKEKEIPCHGFKFAHDKFVVDSKGIYNLEEETFMKIKNVDEIKVKEEGVYFRKSEKWYKIKQ; from the coding sequence ATGTTTAAAACAATCAAAGGAGATTTTGAATTGGTAAATGGCTTTTCTAccaatttattattagaaatcTTACCTGGTAAAATTCACACtacaatttataaagacaACTTCATCTTcgtaatattttctaatactactatatgtttaataaataaaccaGATTActtaattgtaaaattatacGAAGGCCACGATGAACAAATTTCTACTGTAAAATTCTCGGAcacttttatttatgcGCATTTTTCTAATGGAAATCTCTGGAGAACAAAGTTTGCGGATTTGTCATACGAACTAGTAAAAGAAAGCGTCGATTTCTTCAGTGTAAATTCcgaagataaaattttgtactTAGACAAGACCGgtcaaatatttgtaaatgaagaattatttgataatttacaATTCAATGTAAAGCACATTTCTCTGGTTGGAAATGATATTTGTGTAGTTTacaatgataaaattaaatggaAAGAGAAAGAAATTCCCTGTCACGGTTTTAAATTTGCACATGATAAATTCGTGGTGGATTCAAAGGGAATTTACAATTTAGAAGAAGAGACATTTATGAAAATCAAGAATGTAGACgaaataaaagtaaaagAAGAAGGCGTATATTTTCGGAAATCCGAAAAAtggtataaaattaaacaataa
- a CDS encoding peptidyl-tRNA hydrolase (PTRHD1), translating into MIVQYIFLVSNIKTIKKGALIAQACHAAIKAIHTYKDSEDTKEYLNLIYSMTTVILKISTEDIKIISEKFSSLDFVEWVEQPENLTTCLALRPYKIKDLEDFLPFIKNYKLF; encoded by the coding sequence ATGATTGTCCAGTACATTTTCTTAgtttcaaatattaaaacaataaagaaAGGCGCTCTAATTGCACAGGCGTGTCATGCTGCCATTAAAGCGATACACACATACAAGGACTCTGAAGATACAAAAGAAtacttaaatttaatatattctaTGACGACTGTCATACTAAAAATATCCActgaagatataaaaataatttccgaaaaattttcttctttagaTTTTGTCGAGTGGGTTGAGCAGCCTGAAAATTTGACTACTTGTTTGGCACTTCGTCCatacaaaattaaagatttagaagattttttgccatttattaaaaattataaacttttttaa
- a CDS encoding proteasome subunit RPT1 (RPT1) has protein sequence MALQENEIGLILSYGKNYYADKITETENIIKSTFDSISLKLGTREVETGLAPPSAWNLKSDSQRSQSEQSLQVARVCKIIEGYQEPRYMINIKQMAKFVVGKGKKVDASLIQDGIRVGVDRVKYQVLQPLPRKIDASVTLMQVEERPDVTYNDIGGCKEEIEKIREVVEKPLLEPERFINLGIDPPKGVLLYGPPGTGKTLLARAVANRTDACFIRVIGSELVQKYVGEGARMVREIFDMAKTRKACIIFFDEVDAFGGTRFEDSGDNEVQRTMLELINQLDGFDSRGNIKVLMATNRPDTLDPALLRPGRLDRKVEFSLPDLEGRTAILKIHAKTMSVDKDIRYELIARLCNNATGAELRSVCTEAGMFAIRDRRKIATEEDFLKSVDKVIKGYAKFSSTPRYLTYN, from the coding sequence ATGGCACTTCAGGAAAATGAGATAGGCCTCATTTTGAGCTATGGGAAAAATTACTATGCTGACAAAATAACTGAGactgaaaatataataaaaagtacATTTGACAGTATTTCACTAAAACTAGGCACTAGAGAAGTGGAAACAGGCCTCGCCCCACCTTCTGCTTGGAATCTCAAGTCTGATAGCCAGAGATCTCAAAGCGAGCAAAGTTTACAAGTGGCCAGGgtttgtaaaataatcgAAGGCTACCAAGAGCCAAGATACatgataaatataaaacaaatggCCAAATTTGTAGTAGGGAAAGGTAAAAAAGTAGACGCATCTTTAATCCAGGATGGCATACGAGTGGGCGTCGATAGAGTAAAATACCAAGTACTACAGCCACTGCCAAGAAAAATAGACGCAAGTGTCACACTCATGCAAGTCGAGGAAAGACCAGACGTGACTTACAATGACATAGGAGGAtgtaaagaagaaatagaGAAAATTAGAGAAGTAGTAGAGAAACCTCTTTTAGAACCAGAAAGATTTATCAATTTAGGAATTGACCCACCCAAAGGAGTCTTGCTTTATGGGCCACCTGGAACGGGTAAAACTCTTCTGGCCAGAGCAGTGGCCAATAGAACAGACGCATGTTTTATAAGAGTCATAGGATCAGAATTAGTCCAAAAATATGTCGGGGAAGGGGCCAGAATGGTCAGAGAAATATTCGACATGGcaaaaacaagaaaagCTTGCATCATCTTCTTTGACGAAGTCGACGCCTTTGGAGGCACAAGATTTGAAGACAGTGGAGACAACGAAGTTCAAAGAACAATGTTggaattaataaatcaaCTCGATGGATTTGATAGTAGaggaaatataaaagtacTTATGGCTACTAATAGACCTGATACTTTAGATCCTGCTCTTCTGAGACCAGGGCGACTTGATAGAAAAGTCGAATTTTCTCTACCAGATTTAGAAGGGCGAACAGCAATCTTGAAAATTCATGCAAAAACTATGAGCGTAGACAAAGACATTAGGTACGAACTAATAGCAAGATTATGTAATAATGCAACAGGAGCAGAACTGAGAAGTGTATGTACTGAGGCTGGCATGTTTGCTATAAGAGatagaagaaaaattgCAACAGAAGaagatttcttaaaaaGTGTAGACAAGGTTATAAAAGGATATGCTAAATTTTCGAGTACTCCGAGATATCTTACATATAATTAA
- a CDS encoding transcription initiation factor IIF subunit 2 (GTF2F2), producing the protein MEINDRNKNKKINIAKLPKYLGNYLSNIKREMEIGELNVENDGRISLVIFDKTGSNIPTHYNVKQVDRSSSDIYVLASTQDSSAVEGVVDNELLVTPVINRKYIEYKKEHANKLENTTETIDSLGEGIRMEKFGNLREMEVLAKKRKQMLIDKKRERLDKNEVLNIVFNAFEKYENWTVRDLADFTGQPTAFIQEIVNEICNVDKKDHKSIYSLKDEYK; encoded by the coding sequence ATGGAGATTAATgatagaaataaaaataagaagataAACATAGCCAAACTTCCAAAATATCTTGGAAATTATctttcaaatataaaaagagaaatGGAAATAGGTGAGTTAAATGTTGAAAATGATGGTAGAATTTCTCTTgtaatttttgataaaacaGGATCAAATATTCCCACACATTACAATGTTAAACAAGTAGACAGATCTTCTTCTgatatttatgttttagcCAGTACACAAGATTCTTCTGCTGTAGAAGGCGTAGTTGATAATGAGTTGCTTGTTACGCCTGTAATAAACAGGAAATATAtcgaatataaaaaagaacatGCCAATAAGCTTGAGAATACGACTGAAACTATTGATTCACTCGGGGAAGGAATAAGAATGGAGAAATTTGGAAATTTAAGAGAAATGGAAGTACTCGCCAAAAAGAGGAAGCAAATGCTTATtgacaaaaaaagagaaagacttgataaaaatgaagtgctgaatattgtttttaatgcttttgaaaaatatgaaaattgGACTGTTAGAGATTTGGCAGATTTTACAGGCCAGCCTACTGCTTTTATTCAAGAGATAGTTAATGAGATATGTAATgtagataaaaaagatcaTAAGAGTATTTACAGTCTTAAAgatgaatataaataa
- a CDS encoding glycylpeptide N-tetradecanoyltransferase 1, with protein MSIENHSFWNKQPVGVEEGANDLIKYPNKISTESYKLPEGFSFENISDYKELSKFLSENYVEDVDNEFRLLYSESFFSWFINNPKHKAEYSLGLKFNNYLVGYIFGKETDIMIDNVTKKVAAINFLCVTKDLRSRRITPILIKEITRRFNCNGVYQGIFTAGTPLFFEICSVKYWHMPLNIKKLTSVDYMDSIAELPSLKSRPETRLLEEKDIPRCYELYKEDMKKYKLCDNMDREDFEHFISNKIMKVLVNEKENIITSFGCYYILDTMAIKKNIKISGAYLSLVCGDNIKEMIEDLIHASNKERCDVFNGIDIGKSGMKFKEMGFLEGTGKLKYYLYNWKIGRLDKSEIFYYMH; from the coding sequence ATGTCTATTGAAAATCATTCTTTTTGGAATAAGCAGCCCGTTGGAGTCGAGGAGGGAGCAAATGACCTAATCAAATATcccaataaaatttcaacTGAATCCTACAAGTTACCAGAAGGCTTTTCTTTTGAGAATATTTCTGATTACAAGGAATTGTCGAAATTCTTATCTGAAAATTATGTAGAAGATGTTGACAATGAGTTCAGGCTTCTTTATTCtgaatcttttttttcttggtTCATAAATAATCCCAAACATAAAGCTGAATATTCCTTGGGCCTCaagtttaataattatctCGTAGGCTACATATTTGGCAAGGAGACTGATATTATGATCGACAATGTGACCAAGAAAGTGGCAgcaataaatttcttatgtGTCACAAAAGACTTGAGATCTAGAAGGATCACGCCTATTTTAATCAAAGAGATAACTAGAAGATTTAATTGTAATGGCGTGTATCAAGGAATATTCACAGCGGGGACGCCTTTGTTCTTTGAGATTTGCAGTGTCAAATATTGGCACATGCctttaaacattaaaaaactgACTTCTGTCGACTACATGGACTCAATCGCCGAACTCCCAAGCTTAAAAAGCAGGCCAGAGACACGATTACTAGAAGAAAAAGACATCCCCAGATGCTATGAActttataaagaagatatgaaaaaatataaactatGCGACAACATGGACAGAGAAGATTTTgaacattttatttctaataaaattatgaagGTACTTGTAAATGAGAAGGAGAATATTATAACTTCATTTGGctgttattatattttagacACCATGgctataaaaaagaatatcaAAATATCAGGAGCCTATTTGAGTCTCGTCTGTGGGGACAATATCAAGGAAATGATAGAAGACTTAATTCATGCGAGTAATAAAGAAAGATGTGATGTTTTTAATGGCATAGACATAGGAAAATCGGGAATGAAATTCAAAGAAATGGGATTTTTAGAAGGGACTGGAAAactgaaatattatttgtataattgGAAAATAGGGAGATTAGACAAGagtgaaatattttattacatgcactaa
- a CDS encoding ribosome biogenesis protein (KRR1) yields the protein MNEVKFDEKDFKNEISETNKLLVYFPKYREKYIDQVSKYIIKALENKKLSCEINLKERSLEICTTKKTRDPFIFIKGCEFIRLISKNCDVETASKVLEDDFVGEIINIRKLVKSESVFERRRDRLIGKNSLVLKALKMISKCYIFITGKYVSVVGSYDGLTIVKQIVTDCLVNNKHPVYEIKKMIIKNNLEEDKNLENEDWSRHIPEYKKRSQKKKTKQNDTEKN from the coding sequence ATGAATGAAGTCAAATTCGACGAGAAAGatttcaaaaatgaaatttcaGAAACCAACAAATTACTAGTGTATTTCCCAAAATACAGGGAAAAATACATAGACCAAGTTTCCAAATACATAATCAAAGCACTAGAAAACAAGAAATTATCATGTGAAATAAATCTCAAAGAAAGAAGTCTAGAAATTTGCACTACTAAAAAGACAAGAGAcccttttatttttataaaaggcTGTGAATTTATAAGATTAATTTCTAAGAATTGTGACGTAGAAACAGCCAGTAAAGTTTTAGAAGATGATTTTGTAggagaaattattaatataaggAAATTAGTAAAAAGCGAGAGTGTTTTTGAAAGAAGAAGAGATCGACTTATTGGTAAAAATAGTCTGGTTTTAAAAGCTCTTAAGATGATTAGtaaatgttatatttttattacagGGAAATATGTGTCAGTAGTTGGATCTTATGATGGACTTACTATTGTTAAACAAATAGTGACAGATTGTTTAGTGAATAATAAACACCCTGTTTAtgaaataaagaagatgataattaaaaataatttggaaGAAGATAAGAATTTAGAGAATGAAGACTGGTCAAGACACATACccgaatataaaaaaaggagtcaaaaaaagaagaccAAGCAAAATGACACAGAAAAAAACTAG